The Candidatus Arthromitus sp. SFB-mouse-Japan genome includes a region encoding these proteins:
- the coaE gene encoding dephospho-CoA kinase (Dephospho-CoA kinase (CoaE) performs the final step in coenzyme A biosynthesis.), whose product MKKIGLTGGIATGKSTSVRMLLKKGFKIIDSDKIVGSILDEDEEVLLYIKDEFGCKFVCDNKILKRDFGEYIFSHDSERIRYEDFIMPKILKCIDKEFKFYEESSEDICILDAPILIEKGIHLSMDYVILVWAKRDQQISRIMQRDNLNRESAIKRINAQMDIDIKKRFADFIIDNSKGEECLKDQINKLSLFLNNL is encoded by the coding sequence TTGAAAAAGATAGGGTTAACTGGGGGTATAGCTACAGGTAAGAGCACATCAGTTAGAATGTTATTGAAAAAAGGGTTTAAAATTATAGATTCAGATAAGATTGTAGGAAGTATATTAGATGAAGATGAGGAAGTTTTATTGTATATAAAAGATGAATTTGGATGCAAATTTGTTTGTGATAATAAAATCTTAAAGCGTGATTTTGGGGAATATATTTTTTCTCATGACAGCGAGAGGATAAGATACGAAGATTTTATAATGCCTAAAATTTTAAAATGCATAGATAAGGAATTTAAATTTTATGAAGAGAGTAGTGAAGATATTTGTATACTAGATGCTCCTATTTTAATTGAAAAAGGTATACATCTCTCAATGGATTATGTTATATTGGTATGGGCTAAAAGAGATCAACAAATAAGTAGAATTATGCAGAGAGATAATTTGAATAGAGAAAGTGCTATCAAAAGAATAAATGCACAGATGGATATTGATATAAAGAAGAGATTTGCTGATTTCATAATTGATAATTCGAAGGGAGAAGAATGCTTAAAGGATCAAATAAATAAATTGAGTTTATTTTTAAATAATCTCTAA
- a CDS encoding lytic transglycosylase domain-containing protein codes for MVKVRNIIAILIGLALAFFVSVSILKSLYTVKYYNYIEKYSAMYDLDKYLVMSVIKAESNFDKDAVSVKDARGLMQITPLTANWIAEQINLIEFSLDKLNDPEINIFMGCWYLNNLRKEFNGDYVLILSAYNAGRGNVNKWLKNEEFSKDGKKLDYIPFKETELYIKKIGLNYNIYKYLYRDK; via the coding sequence ATGGTAAAAGTAAGAAATATTATTGCAATTTTAATAGGTCTTGCATTAGCCTTTTTTGTTTCTGTAAGTATTTTGAAATCTCTATATACAGTAAAATATTATAATTATATTGAGAAGTATTCTGCTATGTATGATTTAGATAAATATTTGGTTATGTCTGTTATAAAAGCTGAGAGTAATTTTGATAAAGATGCAGTATCTGTAAAGGATGCAAGAGGTTTAATGCAAATAACACCTCTAACTGCTAATTGGATAGCAGAACAAATAAATTTAATAGAATTTTCTTTAGATAAGTTAAATGATCCAGAGATTAATATATTTATGGGTTGTTGGTATTTAAATAATTTAAGGAAGGAGTTTAATGGAGATTATGTTTTGATTTTATCTGCATATAATGCTGGAAGAGGGAATGTTAATAAATGGTTAAAGAACGAGGAATTTTCTAAGGATGGTAAAAAATTAGATTATATACCATTTAAGGAAACAGAATTATATATAAAGAAAATAGGATTAAATTATAATATTTATAAATATTTGTATAGAGATAAATGA
- a CDS encoding class I mannose-6-phosphate isomerase: MSKVLKLNPLYMEKIWGYEKWILSTHKNGISFVDSDQRNLLECIGRELPILIKEIKANNNLSVQVHPSDDYANKYENDFGKTECWYVLDADKDATLICGLKDGVTKEDFKNALECSNVEGLLKRINVKVGDMIYIPAGTVHAVEGGIKILEIQQCSDVTYRIYDWGRDREVHIDKALDVINFNSDVNYGRIENFTRLESPYFIVEKLIIDGEYIDHCGDNYCVYICLNGSGTITMKKNGNAISISELDTIYISQNIGCKINGSIEVLKVVDKITLN, encoded by the coding sequence ATGAGTAAAGTGTTAAAGTTAAACCCTCTTTATATGGAGAAAATATGGGGGTATGAGAAATGGATTTTATCAACTCACAAAAATGGAATTTCTTTTGTTGATTCTGATCAGAGAAATTTGCTTGAGTGTATAGGTAGAGAATTGCCTATTCTGATAAAGGAAATAAAGGCGAATAATAACCTGTCAGTACAGGTTCACCCATCAGACGATTATGCTAATAAATATGAGAATGATTTTGGTAAAACAGAGTGCTGGTATGTATTAGATGCTGATAAGGATGCAACTCTTATTTGTGGTTTAAAGGATGGAGTTACTAAAGAAGATTTTAAAAATGCATTGGAATGTTCGAATGTGGAAGGATTGTTGAAAAGAATTAATGTTAAAGTGGGAGATATGATATATATACCAGCAGGAACTGTTCATGCTGTAGAAGGTGGAATAAAAATACTTGAGATACAACAATGTAGTGATGTTACTTATAGGATATATGATTGGGGAAGGGATAGAGAAGTCCATATAGATAAGGCACTGGATGTTATAAATTTTAATAGTGATGTAAATTATGGTAGGATAGAAAATTTTACAAGGTTGGAATCACCTTATTTTATAGTTGAAAAATTAATCATTGACGGGGAATACATAGATCATTGTGGTGATAATTATTGTGTTTATATTTGCTTAAATGGGAGTGGAACTATAACAATGAAAAAAAATGGAAATGCAATAAGTATATCAGAGTTAGATACAATATATATTTCTCAAAACATTGGCTGTAAAATTAACGGGAGCATAGAGGTATTAAAAGTGGTAGATAAAATCACCTTAAATTAG